Proteins encoded by one window of Halorubrum ruber:
- a CDS encoding PQQ-binding-like beta-propeller repeat protein, giving the protein MDRRVLFATLILLAGGATGVGVALFAFVGVDDATTETTVVWESEPAAGDDGSGAVVATVDGDPLLLRPAVENGSRVVTATVAGTNETPWTVPVSGPDAERGGGGGTGGGGDADGNDSDGADGGDPVAVSGLTASTLGGDSVVALTTASGELVVLDAADGTERFAVDLGGPAGLRPAVGDLTGDGNREIAAVTTDGGVRVVDAAGDSVAEASLSGEISRRPLIVEPDAEAGERGGLAVLTTAGDPATVHMLDGDGGTRWTTEPSVNPLSWNAADSRDGPVLALGGASGTIETVEASDGSDRYDVKLQDRPIAVGDSDPGRVYVGGSGSVWAVDLLDGEVVWKQQYGASTRINEPRMGDVDGNGERAPVVVNRAGGVLAMTQSGEVIARGDAGDVVAYGGPLFADVTGDGGDEVIVVADDGTAIAVDT; this is encoded by the coding sequence ATGGACCGACGCGTCCTGTTCGCGACGCTGATTCTGCTGGCCGGCGGCGCGACCGGCGTCGGCGTGGCGCTGTTCGCGTTCGTCGGCGTCGACGACGCCACGACGGAGACCACGGTCGTGTGGGAGTCCGAGCCGGCGGCGGGCGACGACGGCAGCGGCGCCGTGGTCGCGACCGTCGACGGCGACCCGCTCCTCCTCCGGCCCGCGGTCGAGAACGGGTCGCGGGTCGTCACCGCGACGGTCGCCGGCACCAACGAGACTCCGTGGACGGTTCCGGTCTCCGGACCGGACGCGGAGCGCGGCGGCGGGGGCGGCACCGGTGGCGGCGGAGACGCCGACGGGAACGACTCCGACGGAGCGGACGGCGGCGATCCCGTCGCCGTCAGCGGCCTCACCGCGAGCACCCTCGGCGGCGACTCGGTGGTCGCGCTCACGACGGCGTCGGGCGAGCTCGTCGTTCTCGACGCGGCGGACGGGACGGAGCGGTTCGCGGTCGACCTCGGCGGCCCCGCCGGGCTCCGACCGGCCGTCGGCGACCTCACCGGCGACGGGAACCGGGAGATCGCGGCGGTCACGACCGACGGGGGCGTTCGCGTCGTCGACGCCGCGGGCGATTCGGTCGCCGAGGCCTCGCTGTCGGGCGAGATCAGCCGTCGGCCGCTCATCGTCGAACCGGACGCCGAGGCCGGCGAGCGGGGCGGGCTCGCCGTGCTGACGACCGCCGGCGACCCCGCGACGGTTCACATGCTCGACGGCGACGGCGGGACGCGCTGGACGACCGAGCCGAGCGTGAACCCGCTCAGCTGGAACGCCGCGGACAGCCGCGACGGGCCGGTGCTTGCGCTCGGCGGCGCGAGCGGGACCATCGAGACCGTAGAGGCGAGCGACGGGTCGGACCGGTACGACGTCAAGCTCCAGGACCGCCCGATCGCCGTGGGGGACTCGGACCCCGGGCGGGTGTACGTCGGCGGCTCCGGGAGCGTGTGGGCGGTCGACCTCCTCGACGGCGAGGTCGTCTGGAAACAGCAGTACGGCGCGTCGACCCGGATCAACGAGCCGCGCATGGGCGACGTCGACGGGAACGGCGAGCGCGCGCCGGTGGTAGTCAACCGGGCCGGCGGGGTGCTCGCGATGACCCAGAGCGGCGAGGTGATCGCCCGGGGTGACGCCGGCGACGTCGTCGCCTACGGCGGCCCCCTGTTCGCCGACGTCACGGGCGACGGCGGCGACGAGGTGATCGTGGTCGCCGACGACGGGACCGCGATCGCGGTCGACACCTGA